One segment of Prionailurus bengalensis isolate Pbe53 chromosome E3, Fcat_Pben_1.1_paternal_pri, whole genome shotgun sequence DNA contains the following:
- the SRRM2 gene encoding serine/arginine repetitive matrix protein 2 isoform X6 encodes MLLEKDVNPGGKEETPGQRPAVTETHQLAELNEKKNERLRAAFGISDSYVDGSSFDPQRRAREAKQPAPEPPKPYSLVRESSSSRSPTPKQKKKKKKKDRGRRSESSSPRRERKKSSKKKKHRSESESKKRKHRSPTPKSKRKSKDKKRKRSRSTTPAPKSRRAHRSTSADSASSSDTSRSRSRSAAAKTHTITLTGRSPSPVSGRRGEGDAPSKEQGTTNTGQPSSPEPSTKQPSSPHEDKDKDKEKSAIRPSPSPERSSAGPEPPAPTPLLAEQHGGSPQPLATTTLSQEPVNPPSEASPTRGRSPPKSPEKPPQSSSESCPPSPQPTKVSRHASSSPESPKPAPAPGSRREISSSPASKSRSHGRAKRDKSHSHTPSRRVGRSRSPTTTKRGRSRSRTPTKRGHSRSRSPQWRRSRSAQRWGRSRSPQRRGRSRSPQRPGWSRSRNTQRRGRSRSARRGRSHSRSPAARGRSRSRTPARRARSRSRTPARRRSRSRTPARRRSRSRTPARRGRSRSRTPARRRSRTRSPVRRRSRSRSPARRSGRSRSRTPARRRSRSRTPARRGRSRSRTPARRGRSRSRTPVRRGRSRSRTPARRRSRSRSLVRRGRSHSRTPQRRGRSGSSSERKNKSRASQRRSRSNSSPEMKKSRVSSRRSRSLSSPRSKAKSRLSLRRSLSGSSPCPKQKSRTPPRRSRSGSSQPKAKSRTPPRRSRSGSSPPSNQKSKTPSRQSCSSSSPQPKVKSGTPPRQGSVTSPQANEQSATPQIQSRSESSPDPEVKSMTPSRHSCSGSSPPRVKSSTPPRGSRSGSSSPQPKVKALMSPVHSHSGSSSPSPSRVTSKTPPRQSRSESPCSKMESRLLQRHSRSRSSSPDTKVKPGTPPRQSHSGSTSPCPKVKPQTPSGHSLCGSKSPCSQEKSKDLPAQSSGSFSLCPGVKSTTPPGEMYFVSSSLQQKGQSQTSPDPRSDTSSPDMKRSHSESPSLQSKSHTPLKGGRSRSSSPITELTPRSPTRPDRSELSSPRLKSGMSPEQSKSQSDSFPYPAMDSKSLLGQSRLEPFEPKEKTGLLLQEDITVSSPGPRDKSSPFPVQDKSESSPVLRETPKTPSRERGGVGSSPDTKDQSMSAKPSQDEELMEVEKSEESSNQVLSHLSPELKEMAGGNFESSPEIEERPVSLTLDQSQSQTSLEAEVPAVASTWSGPHFSPEHKELSNSSPRENSFGSPLEFRNSGPVAEMNAGFSPEVKEDLNGSFPNQLETDPFVDMKEQSTRSSRRSSSELSPDAVEKAGMSSNQSVSSPVLDAVPRTPSRERSSSASPELKDGLPRTPSRRSRSGSSPGLRDGSGTPSRHSLSGSSPGMKDIPRTPSRGRSECDSSPEPKALPQTPRPRSRSPSSPELNNKCLTPQRERSGSESSVEQKTMARTPLGQRSRSGSSQELDGKPSASPQERSESDSSPDSKAKTRVPLRERSRSGSSPEVDSKARPSPRRSRSGSSPEVKDKLRVAPRAQSGSDSSPEPKAPALRALPRRSRSGSSSKGRGPSPDGSSSSESSPEHPPKSRTARRSSRSSPEPKTKSRTPPRRRSSRSSPELTRKARLSRRSRSASSSPETRSRTPPRRRRSPSVSSPEPAEKSRSSRRRRSASSPRAKTTSRRGRSPSPKPRGLQRSRSRSRREKTRTTRRRDRSGSSQSTSRRRQRSRSRSRVTRRRRGGSGYHSRSPARQESSRTSSRRRRGRSRTPPASRKRSRSRTSPAPWKRSRSRASPATHRRSRSRTPLVSRRRSRSRTSPVSRRRSRSRTSVTRRRSRSRASPVSRRRSRSRTPPVTRRRSRSRTPTRRRSRSRTPPVTRRRSRSRTPPVTRRRSRSRTSPIARRRSRSRTSPVTRRRSRSRTSPVTRRRSRSRTSPVTRRRSRSRTPPAIRRRSRSRTPLLPRKRSRSRSPLAIRRRSRSRTPRTTRGKRSLTRSPPAIRRRSASGSSSDRSRSATPPATRNHSGSRTPPVALNSSRMSCFSRPSMSPTPLDRCRSPGMLEPLGSSRTPMSVLQQAGGSMMDGPGPRIPDHPRTSVPENHAQSRIALALTAISLGTARPPPSMSAAGLAARMSQVPAPVPLMSLRTAPAASLASRIPAASAAAMNLAGARTPAIPTAVNLADSRTPAAAAAMNLASPRTAVAPSAVNLADPRTPTAPAVNLAGARTPAALAALSLTGSGTPPTAANYPSSSRTAQAAAPANLVGPRSAHATAPVNIASSRTPPAMAPASLTSARMAPALSGANLTSPRVPLTAYERVSGRTSPPLLDRARSRTPPGGPGSRTPPSALSQSRMTSERAPSPTSRMVQASSQCVLPPAQDRPRSPVPSAFSDQSRALLAQTTPVAGSQSLSSGTVAKTTSSAGDHNGMLSGPVPGVSHPEGGETPASTGAQQPSALATLQPAKERRSSSSSSSSSSSSSSSSSSSSSSSSSGSSSSDSEGSSLPAQPEVALKRVPSPTPAPKEAVREGRPPEPTPAKRKRRSSSSSSSSSSSSSSSSSSSSSSSSSSSSSSSSSSSSSSTSSSPSPAKPGPQALPKPASPKKPPPGERRSRSPRKPIDSLRDSRSLSYSPAERRRPSPQPSPRDQQSSERGSRRGQRGDSRSPGHKRRRETPSPRPVRHRSSRSP; translated from the exons CAGGTCAGAGAGCAGCTCTCCTCGACGAGAGAGGAAGAAGAGTTCTAAGAAGAAGAAGCACAG GTCAGAATCTGAATCCAAAAAACGGAAGCATAG GTCTCCCACTCCAAAGAGCAAACGTAAATCTAAGGACAAGAAGCGGAAGCG GTCTCGTAGTACAACACCAGCCCCCAAGAGCCGCCGGGCCCACCGTTCAACGTCTGCTGactctgcttcctcttctgaTACTTCCCGCAGTCG GTCTCGAAGTGCGGCAGCAAAGACGCATACAATTACCTTGACTGGGCGAAGTCCTTCCCCTGTTTCAGGGCGTCGAGGGGAGGGAGATGCACCTTCTAAGGAACAAGGTACCACCAACACAGGGCAGCCTAGCAGCCCAGAGCCCTCTACAAAGCAGCCTAGCAGTCCTCATGaggacaaagacaaagacaaggaG AAATCTGCAATTCGACCTAGCCCCTCTCCGGAAAGGAGCAGCGCAGGCCCAGAACCACCTGCTCCCACTCCGCTCCTTGCTGAGCAACATGGCGGCTCCCCACAACCCCTTGCAACAACCACCTTAAGTCAGGAGCCAGTGAACCCCCCATCTGAGGCTTCCCCAACCCGGGGCCGTTCACCACCTAAGTCTCCTGAGAAACCTCCCCAGTCGTCTTCAGAGAGCTGCCCACCATCCCCTCAACCTACCAAAGTTTCTCGACATGCCAGCTCTTCCCCTGAAAGTCCTAAACCTGCACCAGCTCCTGGGTCCCGCCGAGAGATTTCTTCTTCTCCCGCATCCAAGAGTCGCTCACATGGCCGAGCAAAGCGGGATAAGTCACATTCTCATACCCCTTCTCGAAGAGTGGGGAGGTCCCGTAGCCCTACCACCACTAAGAGGGGGCGATCTCGGTCTCGAACCCCTACCAAAAGAGGTCATTCTAGGTCCCGGTCCCCTCAGTGGCGTAGGTCCCGGTCTGCACAGAGGTGGGGACGGTCCAGAAGCCCCCAGCGACGTGGTCGCTCTAGGTCTCCTCAGCGACCAGGCTGGTCTAGAAGCAGAAATACCCAGAGAAGAGGCAGGTCTAGATCAGCAAGGCGAGGCAGGTCTCATTCTAGGTCCCCAGCTGCTAGGGGCAGATCTCGTTCTAGAACGCCAGCCCGCCGGGCTAGATCTCGCTCTAGAACACCTGCCAGGCGGAGATCACGATCCAGAACACCTGCCAGGCGTAGGTCCCGCTCTAGGACACCAGCCCGGAGAGGCAGGTCTCGCTCTAGGACACCTGCTAGGCGCAGATCTAGGACCCGATCGCCAGTACGACGGAGGTCTCGTAGCAGATCACCGGCCAGGAGAAGTGGCAGGTCACGCTCTAGAACTCCAGCCAGACGTCGGTCACGCTCTAGAACACCAGCCAGGAGAGGGAGATCTCGGTCTAGGACACCGGCAAGACGAGGACGATCTCGGTCTAGGACACCCGTAAGACGAGGACGATCTCGGTCTAGGACACCAGCAAGACGAAGATCTCGTAGTAGAAGTCTTGTTAGACGAGGAAGATCTCATTCTAGAACACCACAAAGAAGAGGCAGGTCTGGTTCGTCATCAGAGCGGAAGAACAAATCCAGAGCATCACAGAGGAGGAGCAGGTCCAACTCAAGCCCAGAAATGAAAAAATCTCGAGTTTCTTCAAGACGGAGCAGGTCTCTCTCTTCACCGCGGTCCAAAGCAAAATCTCGCTTGTCTTTGAGGCGAAGCCTTTCGGGATCCTCTCCGTGTCCTAAACAAAAATCTCGGACACCACCAAGGCGCAGTCGCTCTGGATCATCCCAGCCGAAAGCTAAATCTAGAACACCACCAAGGCGAAGTCGTTCTGGTTCTTCTCCTCCTTCTAACCAGAAATCTAAAACACCTTCAAGACAGAGTTGTTCCAGTTCATCTCCTCAACCTAAAGTGAAGTCTGGAACACCACCAAGGCAAGGGTCTGTAACAAGTCCCCAGGCAAATGAACAGTCTGCGACACCACAAATACAGAGCCGTTCAGAATCATCACCTGACCCTGAGGTGAAATCTATGACCCCTTCAAGACATAGCTGCTCTGGGTCCTCTCCTCCTAGAGTGAAATCTAGCACCCCTCCAAGAGGGAGCCGCTCTGGATCGTCCTCTCCACAGCCCAAAGTGAAGGCACTAATGTCGCCAGTCCACAGTCATTCTGGCTCCTCTTCTCCGAGTCCTAGTAGGGTAACCTCTAAAACACCGCCAAGGCAAAGCAGATCAGAGTCTCCTTGCTCCAAGATGGAATCTAGATTGTTGCAAAGACACAGCCGTTCTAGGTCCTCTTCACCAGATACCAAAGTGAAACCTGGAACACCACCAAGACAAAGTCACTCAGGGTCTACTTCACCATGCCCTAAAGTTAAGCCCCAAACTCCATCAGGGCACAGTCTTTGTGGATCTAAGTCCCCATGTTCCCAAGAGAAGTCTAAAGACTTACCAGCACAAAGTTCtggatccttctctctctgtccaggAGTAAAGTCTACCACACCACCAGGAGAAATGTATTTTGTCTCCTCTTCTCTGCAACAGAAAGGACAATCACAGACTTCACCAGACCCTAGATCTGATACTTCAAGTCCAGACATGAAACGGAGTCACTCTGAGTCTCCGTCTCTGCAGAGCAAATCTCACACACCTCTTAAGGGTGGCCGGTCCAGGTCCTCATCTCCAATCACTGAGCTGACCCCCAGATCTCCAACAAGACCAGACAGAAGTGAATTGTCAAGTCCTAGGCTAAAATCTGGAATGTCTCCTGAGCAGAGCAAGTCTCAGTCTGACTCTTTCCCATATCCTGCCATGGACTCTAAATCTCTTTTGGGGCAGAGTAGATTGGAGCCTTTTGagccaaaagagaaaacaggcttACTCCTTCAGGAAGATATTACTGTGTCATCTCCTGGACCAAGAGACAAATCTAGTCCTTTCCCAGTGCAGGATAAATCTGAGTCCTCACCAGTACTCAGAGAGACACCTAAAACCCCATCAAGGGAAAGAGGTGGTGTTGGGTCATCCCCAGATACAAAAGACCAAAGTATGtcagccaagccaagccaagatGAGGAATTAATGGAGGTCGAGAAATCTGAAGAATCCTCAAACCAGGTCCTCTCTCATTTGTCTCCAGAACTTAAAGAAATGGCTGGAGGTAATTTTGAATCCTCACCTGAAATAGAAGAAAGACCTGTGTCTTTGACTCTTGACCAAAGCCAGTCACAGACTTCTTTGGAAGCAGAAGTCCCTGCAGTGGCCTCAACTTGGAGTGGGCCACATTTTTCTCCAGAGCATAAAGAGCTGTCTAATTCCTCCCCGAGGGAGAATAGCTTTGGATCACCTTTAGAATTTAGAAACTCAGGCCCTGTTGCAGAAATGAATGCTGGATTTTCTCCTGAGGTTAAAGAAGATTTGAATGGATCTTTTCCTAATCAGCTGGAGACAGATCCATTTGTAGACATGAAAGAACAATCCACAAGGTCCTCCAGACGCAGCAGTTCTGAGTTATCGCCAGATGCAGTGGAAAAAGCAGGAATGTCTTCAAATCAGAGTGTTTCTTCACCAGTGCTCGATGCTGTACCCAGAACACCATCGAGGGAAAGAAGTAGCTCTGCATCTCCTGAACTGAAAGACGGTTTACCCAGAACCCCCTCAAGGAGAAGCAGGTCTGGGTCTTCTCCAGGACTGAGAGATGGGTCTGGGACTCCCTCGAGGCACAGCTTATCTGGGTCCTCTCCTGGAATGAAAGATATACCTAGAACACCGTCTAGGGGGAGAAGTGAATGTGATTCTTCTCCAGAACCAAAAGCTTTGCCCCAGACTCCTAGGCCAAGGAGTCGTTCTCCATCATCTCCAGAGCTCAACAACAAGTGTCTTACCCCCCAGAGAGAACGAAGTGGGTCAGAGTCGTCAgttgaacagaagaccatggctaGGACTCCTCTTGGACAGAGAAGTCGATCTGGGTCTTCTCAAGAACTTGATGGCAAGCCCAGTGCATCCCCTCAAGAAAGAAGTGAATCAGACTCTTCTCCAGATTCCAAAGCTAAGACACGAGTACCACTTAGAGAAAGGAGTCGGTCTGGGTCGTCTCCAGAGGTTGACAGCAAAGCCCGACCTTCTCCTCGCCGTAGTAGGTCTGGCTCATCCCCTGAAGTTAAAGATAAGCTGAGAGTGGCACCCAGGGCACAGAGCGGTTCTGATTCTTCTCCTGAACCCAAGGCTCCTGCCCTTCGAGCTCTTCCCAGACGAAGCAGGTCCGGTTCATCAAGCAAAGGCAGAGGCCCTTCTCCTGACGGAAGCAGCAGTTCAGAGTCCTCTCCAGAACACCCACCCAAATCGAGAACTGCTAGAAGAAGCTCTAGGTCATCACCAGAGCCCAAGACCAAGTCCCGCACTCCACCTCGCCGTCGCAGCTCTAGATCGTCTCCTGAGCTGACTAGGAAGGCCAGGCTGTCTCGTAGAAGCCGCTCTGCATCGTCCTCACCAGAGACCCGTTCTAGAACCCCCCCGAGACGTCGAAGAAGTCCTTCAGTGTCTTCCCCAGAGCCAGCTGAAAAGTCAAGATCTTCACGCCGGCGGCGCTCAGCTTCATCCCCCCGTGCTAAGACAACTTCAAGGAGAGGCCGTTCTCCTTCACCAAAGCCTCGTGGGCTTCAGAGATCCCGTTCCCgctcaaggagagagaaaaccagaacAACTCGACGTCGAGATAGGTCTGGATCTTCCCAGTCAACTTCGCGGAGAAGACAGCGGAGCCGGTCGAGGTCTCGGGTCACTCGTCGGCGGAGGGGAGGCTCTGGTTACCACTCAAGGTCACCTGCCCGGCAGGAGAGTTCCCGAACTTCTTCCCGACGCCGAAGAGGCCGTTCTCGGACACCCCCAGCCAGTCGGAAGCGGTCCCGCTCTCGTACATCACCAGCTCCATGGAAACGCTCCCGGTCTCGGGCCTCTCCAGCCACTCACCGGCGGTCCAGGTCCAGAACACCTTTGGTCAGCCGCCGTAGGTCCAGGTCTCGAACTTCACCAGTCAGTCGGAGACGATCACGGTCCAGGACATCAGTGACTCGACGAAGATCTCGATCCAGAGCATCGCCAGTGAGTCGAAGGCGATCCAGGTCTAGAACACCACCAGTAACCCGCCGTCGTTCAAGATCCAGAACCCCAACACGCCGGCGCTCCCGTTCTAGAACTCCACCGGTGACTCGAAGAAGGTCCAGATCTAGGACTCCACCAGTGACCAGGAGGCGATCTCGAAGCAGAACTTCCCCTATCGCTCGCAGAAGATCGAGATCCAGAACGTCTCCAGTCACCCGTAGGAGATCTCGATCTCGCACATCTCCGGTAACTCGAAGGAGGTCCCGCTCTCGAACCTCTCCGGTGACACGCCGCCGATCTCGGTCCCGAACACCTCCTGCTATACGGCGTCGCTCTAGATCTCGGACCCCATTGTTGCCACGCAAGCGTTCTCGAAGTCGCTCTCCCCTTGCTATCCGTCGCCGTTCCAGATCCCGTACTCCACGAACAACTCGGGGCAAACGGTCCTTAACGAGATCTCCTCCCGCCATCCGAAGACGTTCTGCATCTGGAAGTAGTTCTGATCGCTCACGTTCTGCTACTCCTCCGGCAACGAGAAATCATTCTGGTTCTCGGACCCCTCCAGTAGCGCTCAATAGCTCCAGAATGAGCTGTTTCAGTCGTCCTAGCATGTCACCAACTCCTCTGGACCGCTGTCGATCACCTGGAATGCTGGAACCCCTTGGCAGCTCTAGAACACCTATGTCTGTCCTGCAGCAAGCTGGTGGCTCCATGATGGATGGTCCAGGTCCCCGAATTCCTGATCACCCGAGAACATCTGTGCCAGAAAATCACGCACAGTCTAGAATCGCACTTGCCCTGACAGCCATCAGTCTTGGCACTGCTCGGCCACCTCCATCCATGTCTGCTGCTGGCCTTGCTGCAAGAATGTCCCAGGTCCCAGCTCCAGTGCCTCTCATGAGTCTCAGAACGGCCCCAGCTGCCAGTCTTGCCAGCAGGATTCCTGCAGCTTCTGCAGCAGCGATGAATCTGGCCGGTGCCAGGACACCTGCCATACCAACAGCAGTGAACCTGGCTGACTCCAGAACGCCAGCTGCGGCAGCAGCCATGAACTTGGCCAGCCCCAGAACAGCAGTGGCACCTTCTGCTGTGAACCTCGCTGACCCTCGCACCCCTACAGCCCCAGCTGTGAATCTAGCAGGAGCCAGAACCCCGGCTGCCTTGGCAGCTCTGAGTCTCACCGGCTCTGGCACTCCCCCGACCGCTGCAAACTATCCCTCCAGCTCCAGAACAGCCCAGGCTGCAGCCCCTGCAAACCTGGTGGGTCCTAGATCTGCACATGCTACAGCTCCTGTGAATATTGCCAGCTCCAGAACCCCTCCAGCCATGGCACCTGCAAGCCTCACCAGTGCTAGAATGGCTCCAGCCTTGTCTGGTGCAAACCTTACCagcccccgggtgcccctcacTGCTTACGAACGTGTTAGTGGTAGAACCTCACCGCCACTTCTTGACCGAGCCAGATCCAGAACCCCACCAGGAGGCCCAGGCTCCAGAACCCCACCATCTGCCCTCAGCCAGTCTAGAATGACCTCTGAGCGGGCTCCCTCTCCTACTTCTAGAATGGTTCAGGCTTCCTCCCAGTGTGTTCTTCCTCCAGCTCAGGATCGACCTAGGTCCCCTGTGCCATCTGCTTTTTCTGACCAGTCCCGAGCTTTGCTTGCCCAGACCACCCCTGTAGCAGGGTCTCAGTCCCTCTCCTCTGGGACGGTGGCAAAGACCACGTCCTCTGCTGGTGACCACAACGGCATGCTCTCTGGTCCTGTCCCTGGGGTGTCCCACCCTGAGGGTGGGGAAACACCAGCCTCCACGGGGGCCCAGCAGCCTTCTGCATTGGCCACCCTGCAGCCGGCAAAGGAGCGGCGgagttcctcctcctcctcctcatccagctcctcctcttcatcctcgTCAtcgtcctcttcctcctcctcttcctccggTTCCAGTTCTAGCGACTCGGAGGGCTCTAGCCTTCCTGCTCAACCTGAGGTAGCGCTGAAGAG ggtccccagccccaccccagcccccaaggAGGCTGTTCGAGAGGGACGTCCTCCGGAGCCGACCCCGGCCAAGCGGAAGAGGCGCTCCAGTAGCTCCAgttccagctcctcctcctcctcttcctcctcctcctcctcttcctcctcctcttcttcctcctcctcctcctcctcctcttcctcctcctcttcctcctctacttcttcatccccctcccccgctaAGCCTGGCCCTCAGGCCTTGCCCAAACCTGCAAGCCCCAAGAAGCCACCCCCCGGCGAGCGGAG GTCCCGTAGTCCCCGGAAGCCAATAGATTCCCTCCGAGATTCTCGGTCCCTCAGCTATTCGCCTGCGGAGCGCCGCCGCCCTTCGCCTCAGCCCTCGCCACGGGACCAGCAGAG CAGTGAGCGGGGTTCCCGCAGAGGCCAGCGTGGGGACAGCCGCTCCCCTGGCCACAAGCGCAGGAGGGAGACACCCAGCCCCCGCCCCGTGCGGCACCGCTCGTCCAG GTCTCCTTGA